A DNA window from Rossellomorea marisflavi contains the following coding sequences:
- the plsX gene encoding phosphate acyltransferase PlsX: MKLAVDAMGGDHAPKEIVLGVKRALEEFDDIEVLLYGNESQIKEWITPGDRLTIIHTDEVIEGTDEPVRAVKRKKNASMVLMAQAVKDGDADACISAGNTGALMTAGLFIVGRIEGIERPALAPTLPTLDGKGFLMLDLGANVDAKPEHLVQYAIMGSIYAEKVRGIDSPRVGLLNIGTEDKKGNELTKKTFQLIKEAPVNFVGNIESRDLLNGPADVVVTDGFTGNMVLKTIEGTALSVFSLLKETLTSSMKNKIAAGMIKNDLRGLKNMLDYSEYGGAGLFGLKAPVIKAHGSSNETAFYNAMRQAREMVRHQVAQTIKEAVIGSEENHG; this comes from the coding sequence ATGAAACTGGCCGTTGATGCGATGGGTGGAGATCATGCACCTAAAGAAATCGTACTGGGTGTGAAACGTGCACTGGAAGAATTCGATGATATCGAAGTCTTATTATATGGGAATGAATCACAAATCAAAGAATGGATCACACCAGGCGACCGCTTGACGATCATACATACAGATGAAGTGATCGAGGGAACGGATGAACCGGTCCGTGCCGTTAAAAGGAAAAAGAATGCCTCCATGGTCCTGATGGCCCAAGCCGTCAAGGATGGAGATGCCGATGCATGTATCTCAGCAGGTAATACGGGAGCGTTGATGACAGCAGGGCTCTTTATCGTCGGAAGGATCGAAGGCATAGAAAGACCGGCGCTGGCACCGACACTCCCGACTCTTGACGGGAAAGGATTCCTTATGTTGGACCTTGGGGCGAATGTTGATGCAAAACCTGAACATCTCGTTCAATATGCCATCATGGGGAGCATCTATGCAGAGAAGGTCAGGGGGATCGACAGTCCGAGGGTAGGTCTCCTGAATATCGGCACCGAAGATAAAAAAGGGAATGAACTCACGAAGAAAACCTTCCAGCTCATCAAGGAGGCACCGGTGAATTTCGTCGGGAATATTGAATCCCGCGACCTTTTGAACGGGCCCGCCGATGTGGTCGTGACAGACGGATTCACAGGGAATATGGTCCTTAAGACCATTGAAGGAACAGCACTGTCGGTCTTCTCCCTCCTTAAAGAGACACTGACATCATCGATGAAGAACAAGATTGCAGCAGGTATGATCAAAAACGATCTTAGAGGCCTGAAAAATATGCTGGATTACTCAGAGTACGGTGGAGCCGGACTCTTCGGTCTGAAAGCCCCTGTCATCAAAGCACATGGTTCCTCGAATGAGACCGCATTCTATAACGCCATGAGACAGGCGAGGGAAATGGTGCGCCATCAGGTAGCACAAACGATAAAAGAAGCTGTAATAGGGAGTGAAGAAAATCATGGGTAA
- the rnc gene encoding ribonuclease III, giving the protein MRKQSRNKGLANKYDGKFKAFQDELQIHFSDEKLLKQAFTHSSYVNEHRRKPYEDNERLEFLGDAVLELTVSQFLFKKYPMMSEGELTKLRAAIVCEPSLVKFSREMNFGELILLGKGEEMTGGRERPALLADVFEAFIGALYLDQGLDTVVSILEKVVYPKINAGAFSHVMDYKSQLQELVQRGSAGTIMYSILDESGPAHNREFISRVCLNGEELGVGKGRSKKEAEQKAAQKALEKLKQKLDVK; this is encoded by the coding sequence ATGCGCAAACAAAGCAGAAATAAAGGATTAGCAAACAAATATGATGGAAAGTTCAAAGCCTTTCAGGATGAACTCCAAATCCATTTCTCAGATGAAAAATTATTAAAGCAAGCGTTCACTCATTCATCTTATGTGAATGAGCATCGCCGGAAGCCTTATGAAGACAACGAACGCCTCGAGTTCCTTGGGGATGCGGTACTGGAATTGACCGTATCACAATTCCTTTTCAAAAAGTATCCCATGATGAGTGAAGGGGAACTGACTAAGCTCAGGGCAGCGATCGTATGCGAACCGTCCCTAGTGAAGTTCTCCAGGGAAATGAACTTTGGGGAATTGATCCTCCTTGGTAAAGGGGAAGAAATGACCGGGGGAAGGGAACGTCCCGCCCTCCTGGCAGATGTATTCGAAGCCTTCATCGGGGCACTTTACCTCGATCAGGGGCTCGACACGGTTGTCTCGATTCTTGAAAAGGTGGTTTATCCGAAGATCAATGCCGGTGCTTTTTCTCATGTGATGGATTACAAAAGTCAACTGCAGGAGCTCGTACAGAGGGGGAGTGCGGGTACGATCATGTACAGCATCCTTGATGAGAGCGGTCCTGCCCATAACCGTGAGTTCATTTCACGGGTATGCTTGAACGGCGAGGAGCTCGGGGTCGGCAAAGGCCGGTCTAAGAAAGAAGCAGAACAGAAGGCCGCCCAGAAAGCGCTCGAAAAGTTAAAACAAAAGCTTGATGTGAAATAG
- the fabD gene encoding ACP S-malonyltransferase — protein sequence MGKIAFVFPGQGSQTVGMGQQLADAHPESKEYFTKADEALGIDLSSVIFDGPQDTLTATFNAQPALLTTSMAILERLTSAGIRPDFTAGHSLGEYSALVAAGAISFEDAVVTVRKRGELMEEAVPSGEGTMAAVLGMDRAALQEVTEEVSAEGHAVDLANMNCPGQIVISGTVKGVELASEKAKQAGAKRVIPLQVSGPFHSRLMKPAAEDYKGVLDSKTFNEAVVPVIANVTAEPVTNGEEIKGLLVQQLYSPVLWEDTVEKLLDLGVDTFIEVGPGKVLSGLIKKVNRRVKTYAVQDEETCIQTIEALKEEAQ from the coding sequence ATGGGTAAAATCGCCTTCGTTTTTCCAGGGCAAGGATCACAAACAGTAGGGATGGGGCAGCAATTAGCCGATGCCCATCCTGAATCAAAGGAGTATTTCACTAAGGCTGACGAAGCTCTCGGCATCGATCTGTCTTCTGTCATCTTCGATGGACCTCAGGATACATTGACTGCCACATTCAACGCCCAGCCGGCCCTCCTCACAACGAGCATGGCCATCTTGGAGCGCCTGACATCTGCAGGCATCCGCCCTGATTTCACCGCTGGACACAGCCTTGGTGAATATTCAGCCCTCGTGGCTGCAGGTGCGATTTCATTCGAGGATGCCGTGGTGACCGTCAGGAAACGCGGTGAACTCATGGAGGAAGCCGTACCGAGCGGTGAGGGCACGATGGCCGCAGTACTCGGCATGGACCGCGCTGCCCTTCAAGAGGTAACAGAAGAGGTGTCGGCTGAAGGACATGCCGTGGATCTCGCCAATATGAACTGTCCGGGACAGATCGTGATTTCCGGTACGGTCAAAGGAGTGGAACTCGCTTCGGAAAAAGCCAAGCAAGCAGGGGCGAAACGGGTGATCCCGCTTCAAGTAAGCGGTCCTTTCCATTCCCGCCTGATGAAACCCGCTGCAGAAGATTACAAAGGTGTGCTGGACAGTAAAACATTCAATGAAGCGGTCGTTCCGGTCATTGCCAATGTGACCGCTGAACCGGTGACAAACGGTGAAGAAATCAAAGGCCTTCTTGTTCAGCAATTATACTCTCCTGTCCTTTGGGAAGATACAGTCGAGAAGCTTCTGGACCTCGGCGTTGACACCTTCATCGAAGTCGGCCCAGGTAAAGTTTTGTCCGGGCTTATCAAGAAAGTAAATAGAAGAGTGAAGACATATGCCGTTCAGGATGAGGAAACGTGCATCCAGACGATTGAAGCATTGAAGGAGGAAGCACAATGA
- the sdaAB gene encoding L-serine ammonia-lyase, iron-sulfur-dependent subunit beta, producing MKYKSVFDIIGPVMIGPSSSHTAGAARIGRLARELFRREPKWVNVSFYGSFAKTYKGHGTDVAIIGGVLDYDTFDERIINSIETARTKGIKIRFREEEAITDHPNTARIHMGDEEGEIELVGISIGGGKVEIIELNGFELKLSGHHPAILVVHDDRFGAIAAVSNIIAKHELNIGHMDVSRKEKGKMALMTIEVDQPIDEAVLKELSSLSHITQVTKITD from the coding sequence ATGAAGTATAAAAGCGTATTTGATATCATCGGGCCGGTCATGATCGGGCCATCAAGTTCTCATACTGCGGGAGCCGCACGCATCGGGAGACTTGCCAGGGAGCTGTTCCGTCGCGAACCGAAATGGGTCAATGTTTCATTTTACGGTTCATTTGCAAAAACCTATAAAGGACACGGTACCGACGTGGCCATCATCGGCGGGGTCCTGGATTATGATACATTCGATGAAAGGATCATCAATTCAATCGAGACTGCCAGAACAAAAGGAATCAAGATCAGATTCAGGGAAGAAGAGGCCATAACGGATCACCCCAATACAGCCAGGATCCACATGGGGGATGAAGAAGGGGAAATTGAGCTCGTCGGAATATCCATCGGCGGCGGGAAAGTCGAGATCATTGAATTGAACGGGTTCGAACTGAAGCTCTCAGGACATCATCCGGCCATTCTCGTTGTCCATGATGATCGTTTCGGTGCGATTGCCGCTGTTTCTAATATCATTGCCAAGCATGAATTGAACATCGGGCACATGGATGTATCTAGGAAGGAAAAAGGTAAGATGGCATTGATGACGATCGAAGTGGATCAGCCAATTGATGAGGCTGTGCTCAAAGAACTGTCGTCTCTTTCCCATATTACCCAGGTGACCAAAATCACCGATTGA
- the acpP gene encoding acyl carrier protein: protein MAEVLDRVTKIIVDRLGVDESQVNLEASFKEDLGADSLDVVELVMELEDEFDMEISDDDAEKIGTVGDAVNYIKANT from the coding sequence ATGGCAGAAGTACTAGATCGCGTAACAAAGATCATCGTTGATCGTCTTGGTGTAGACGAATCACAAGTGAACCTTGAAGCTTCTTTCAAAGAAGATCTTGGAGCTGACTCCCTTGACGTAGTTGAGCTTGTTATGGAGCTTGAGGATGAGTTTGACATGGAAATCTCTGACGATGATGCTGAAAAAATCGGCACAGTCGGTGATGCTGTGAACTACATAAAAGCAAACACATAA
- the fabG gene encoding 3-oxoacyl-[acyl-carrier-protein] reductase, producing MNLEGKVALVTGASRGIGREIAMELAREGCNVVVNYAGSEAKAHAVVDEIKALGRDAVAYQCNVSDSDAVQAMVKETVGRFGRIDILVNNAGVTRDNLLMRMKEQEWDDVININLKGVFLCTKAVTRQMMKQRSGRIINISSIVGVSGNAGQANYVAAKSGVIGLTKTSARELAPRGITVNAIAPGFISTDMTDELPEDIREGMLSQIPLSRFGEPKDIAKTVSFVASDAAAYMTGQTLHIDGGMVM from the coding sequence ATGAACTTAGAAGGTAAAGTGGCACTGGTTACCGGGGCTTCCCGGGGAATCGGCAGGGAAATCGCCATGGAGCTTGCGCGTGAAGGCTGTAACGTTGTCGTGAACTATGCCGGAAGCGAAGCAAAGGCCCATGCTGTTGTAGATGAGATCAAAGCCCTTGGCAGGGATGCTGTAGCCTATCAATGCAACGTGTCGGACAGTGATGCGGTACAGGCGATGGTAAAGGAGACGGTTGGACGCTTCGGGCGCATTGATATCCTTGTGAATAACGCAGGGGTAACACGTGACAACCTGCTTATGCGCATGAAGGAACAGGAATGGGACGATGTCATCAACATCAACCTGAAAGGCGTGTTCCTCTGCACGAAGGCAGTCACCCGTCAAATGATGAAGCAGCGCAGCGGTCGGATCATCAACATTTCATCCATCGTGGGCGTAAGCGGCAATGCCGGACAGGCAAACTACGTGGCAGCGAAGTCCGGTGTGATCGGCCTTACGAAAACGTCTGCCCGTGAACTTGCCCCGCGCGGCATTACGGTAAATGCCATCGCTCCAGGCTTTATCTCTACGGATATGACAGACGAACTGCCAGAAGACATCCGTGAAGGAATGCTTTCCCAAATTCCTTTGAGCAGATTCGGCGAACCGAAGGACATTGCCAAGACCGTCTCCTTTGTCGCATCCGATGCTGCTGCCTATATGACGGGTCAAACCCTTCATATTGACGGTGGAATGGTGATGTAA
- the recG gene encoding ATP-dependent DNA helicase RecG, which yields MTIRSEVPTVESLKGIGSETAVQLHAMGIRTVVDLMEYLPYRYDDFRLRDLEEVAHDERVTVEGKVHSEPALMFYGRKKSRLTLRILVGRVLVQAVFFNQPYLKKKINLHDTVTVTGKWDKNRQIITVQSHQLGPHNKQGDFEPVYALKGTIKGNALTKYIRAAFHEYGELIEEILPIYYLEKYKLSGRLDALYQMHFPDSPQAMKQARRRFVFEEFLLFQLKMQALRKFEREHSNGISQQYDIEKIQSFTDTLPFPLTNAQKRVVNEISADMKSPYRMNRLLQGDVGSGKTVVSAIALYSSVTAGYQGALMVPTEILAEQHADSLSALLEPTGTSVALLTSSVKGKRRALLLEKLKEGEIDILIGTHALIQGDVEFENLGLVVTDEQHRFGVNQRRVLREKGGSPDVLFMTATPIPRTLAITVFGEMDVSIIDEMPAGRKAIETYWAKEDMLTRVLAFMEKELKAGRQAYVICPLIEESDKLDVQNSIDVYNQLSQHFQGRFSVGLMHGRLHPDEKEEVMRSFSRNEVQVLVSTTVVEVGVNVPNATFMLIYDAERFGLSTLHQLRGRVGRGDDQSYCILLADPKTEVGKERMKIMTETNDGFVLSEKDLELRGPGDFFGRKQSGMPEFKVADMIHDYRALEVARDDAATLANSDAFWKDDEYAPLRRYLEDSGILEGEKLD from the coding sequence GTGACGATACGCAGTGAAGTGCCAACGGTTGAATCCCTCAAAGGGATAGGGTCAGAGACGGCGGTTCAATTACATGCAATGGGCATCCGGACCGTGGTCGATCTGATGGAGTATCTTCCGTACCGCTATGATGATTTCAGATTGAGGGATCTCGAAGAGGTCGCTCATGACGAGCGCGTCACCGTGGAAGGGAAAGTGCACTCGGAACCCGCCCTGATGTTTTACGGCAGGAAAAAATCCCGCCTTACTTTGAGGATCCTGGTAGGAAGGGTCCTCGTTCAGGCCGTATTCTTCAACCAGCCTTATTTGAAAAAGAAAATCAACCTTCATGATACCGTGACGGTCACAGGGAAATGGGATAAGAATCGTCAAATCATCACGGTCCAAAGCCATCAGCTAGGACCGCATAACAAGCAGGGAGACTTCGAACCGGTCTATGCATTGAAGGGTACGATCAAAGGGAATGCCCTGACCAAGTATATCAGGGCTGCGTTCCATGAATACGGTGAACTGATTGAAGAGATCCTCCCAATCTATTATCTTGAAAAATATAAGCTTTCAGGACGCCTTGATGCCCTTTATCAGATGCACTTTCCGGACTCTCCGCAAGCCATGAAACAGGCGAGGAGAAGGTTCGTGTTCGAAGAATTTTTGTTATTCCAGCTCAAGATGCAGGCACTGCGTAAATTCGAACGGGAACATTCGAACGGGATCAGCCAGCAGTATGATATCGAAAAGATCCAATCCTTCACGGATACCCTGCCGTTCCCGCTGACGAATGCTCAGAAGCGGGTGGTCAATGAGATTTCAGCGGATATGAAAAGCCCTTACCGCATGAATCGGCTCCTTCAGGGGGACGTGGGCTCCGGTAAGACCGTCGTATCTGCCATCGCCCTATATTCCTCGGTTACAGCAGGATACCAGGGTGCCCTGATGGTTCCGACTGAGATCCTTGCAGAGCAGCATGCTGACTCCCTCAGTGCGCTCCTTGAACCGACCGGGACCTCCGTCGCCCTGTTGACAAGTTCGGTGAAGGGCAAACGGAGGGCGCTACTCCTTGAAAAATTGAAGGAAGGGGAGATCGATATCCTGATCGGCACCCACGCCCTCATCCAGGGAGATGTGGAATTCGAGAACCTGGGTCTTGTCGTCACCGATGAACAGCATCGTTTCGGCGTCAATCAGCGGCGCGTGCTCAGGGAAAAAGGCGGGAGTCCTGATGTGCTGTTCATGACGGCTACGCCGATTCCGAGGACGCTTGCCATTACAGTTTTCGGTGAGATGGATGTGAGTATCATCGATGAAATGCCTGCAGGGAGGAAAGCCATCGAAACCTATTGGGCAAAGGAAGATATGCTCACAAGGGTCCTTGCCTTCATGGAAAAGGAACTGAAAGCCGGCAGGCAGGCGTACGTCATCTGTCCCCTTATTGAGGAATCGGACAAACTGGACGTACAGAACTCCATCGATGTTTACAATCAGCTCAGTCAGCATTTCCAGGGGCGGTTCTCCGTCGGCCTCATGCACGGGAGACTCCACCCTGATGAAAAAGAAGAAGTCATGAGGAGCTTCAGTCGAAATGAAGTACAAGTCCTCGTCTCCACGACGGTGGTGGAAGTCGGGGTGAATGTTCCGAATGCCACATTCATGCTTATTTATGACGCAGAGCGCTTCGGTCTCTCGACTCTTCATCAGCTGCGGGGACGGGTAGGGCGCGGGGATGATCAATCCTACTGCATTCTCCTGGCAGACCCTAAGACCGAAGTCGGCAAGGAACGGATGAAAATCATGACCGAGACGAATGATGGATTCGTCCTTAGTGAAAAGGACCTCGAACTGCGCGGACCGGGCGACTTCTTCGGCCGGAAACAAAGCGGCATGCCTGAATTCAAGGTAGCTGATATGATCCATGACTATAGAGCACTGGAGGTCGCAAGGGACGATGCGGCAACGCTCGCAAATTCAGACGCTTTTTGGAAAGACGACGAATATGCACCTCTCAGAAGGTACCTGGAAGATTCGGGGATCCTTGAAGGAGAGAAGCTTGATTAG
- the fapR gene encoding transcription factor FapR, whose translation MRLSKKERQNALVNTIKENPFITDEESAERFGVSVQTIRLDRMELSIPELRERIKHVAEKSFEDEVKALPIEEIIGEIIDIDLGDSAISIFDVKPEHVFVRNGIARGHHLFAQANSLAVAVINDDLALTAKSSIRFTRSVKQGDRVVAKAKVVHAHDQKDRTMVEVNSFVGGELVFTGEFDMYHSTKPEKE comes from the coding sequence ATGAGACTTTCTAAGAAAGAGCGGCAGAATGCACTTGTGAATACAATCAAGGAAAATCCGTTCATCACCGATGAAGAATCGGCCGAGCGGTTTGGGGTCAGCGTACAGACGATCCGCCTTGATCGAATGGAATTATCCATCCCTGAACTCAGGGAACGAATTAAACATGTAGCTGAGAAGTCTTTTGAAGATGAAGTAAAGGCACTTCCGATCGAAGAAATCATCGGGGAAATCATCGATATCGATCTGGGGGACAGTGCCATCTCCATATTTGACGTAAAACCCGAACACGTTTTTGTAAGGAACGGAATTGCCAGGGGACATCATTTGTTTGCCCAGGCGAATTCATTGGCTGTTGCCGTGATCAATGATGACTTGGCGCTGACGGCCAAGTCATCGATCCGGTTCACACGTTCCGTCAAACAGGGGGACCGCGTGGTAGCGAAAGCGAAAGTGGTACATGCCCATGATCAAAAAGACCGCACAATGGTGGAAGTGAATAGCTTCGTTGGCGGAGAATTGGTGTTCACGGGTGAATTTGATATGTATCACTCCACCAAACCGGAGAAGGAGTGA
- the smc gene encoding chromosome segregation protein SMC → MFLKQLEVMGFKSFAEKISVEFVPGVTAVVGPNGSGKSNIIDAVRWVLGEQSAKSLRGSKMEDVIFGGSDSRKSLNIAEVTLVLDNEDGTLPIDYSEVSVTRRVYRSGDSEYLLNRQPCRLKDIIELFMDSGLGKEAFSIISQGKVEEILNSKPEERRTIFEEAAGVLKYKTRKKKAENKLFETQENLNRVNDILHELEGQVEPLKIQASMAKDFLEKKEELETFEVSLTVYDIEDLHKQWESLSEEFERHGSEEGDLSAVIQGKEAELSETRDKISALDESITGLQEVLLSTSEELEKLEGRKQVLVERKKNSSTNETQLKQSIVELEDQIREMKQEKERLETERTGLQVEVDESRSALKEKQNQLSLFSENIEDVIESHKSDYIEKLNQQASAKNEIQYIEQQLTQQSGRSGRLEAENEKYITQREELYRDHEKLKAELESRQIDMDQHIQSYRDEKRNLESAQAKYEKQEKTLYQAYQYLQQAKSRKEMLEEMEDDYSGFFQGVKEVLKARDGVLAGIEGAVAELISVPKKYEAAMETALSASMQHIVVGTEQDGRKAIAYLKQNQYGRATFLPMNIIKGKSLQAAQLSMLKGHPSFVGIGSDLVQYDARFERIVSNLLGHVIITEDLKGANEIAKLIQYRYRLVTLEGDVVNPGGSMTGGMVKQKKNSLLSRKTELEEMKVKLESMEEQTRTLQQSVKDLKEETAYRSKKLEELRVKGEKLRLQEQDLQSRLRENELSTKNLDERLSLYDMEKRDFSSMEERHHARREELESLLVKIGEDITALDGKIEELTRQKNSDRSSKDVLTNAISDLKAHLAGKNQQLLSVVDRLERVDSAVVESEKRLSALLDDLEWLQHQMKDNFSGEEDLTVKAKECAAQKRETSELITSRRDERSRLQQQAEEEDVKLSELKRRHKGLLNALKDEEVKINRLDVELENRLEHLRTEYMLSFEAAKEHYPLTVDIDEARKKVKLIKLALEELGTVNLGAIDEYDRVKERYEFLLDQKNDLTEAKDTLYQVIHEMDEEMVKRFGETFASIQSQFGEVFRELFGGGRAELKLTDPKDLLRTGVDIVAQPPGKKLQNLGLMSGGERALTAIALLFSILKVRPVPFCILDEVEAALDEANVQRFSQYLRKFSDDTQFIVITHRKGTMEEAHVLYGVTMQESGVSKLVSVRLQETQELLEA, encoded by the coding sequence ATGTTCCTCAAACAACTAGAAGTGATGGGGTTTAAATCATTCGCAGAAAAGATTTCTGTGGAATTCGTGCCAGGGGTGACGGCGGTAGTCGGACCCAACGGAAGCGGTAAAAGCAATATCATCGATGCAGTCAGATGGGTTCTCGGGGAGCAGTCGGCCAAGAGCCTGAGGGGCTCGAAAATGGAAGATGTCATCTTCGGAGGCAGTGACTCCAGGAAGTCTCTCAATATAGCAGAAGTCACCCTGGTACTTGACAATGAAGATGGGACCCTTCCGATCGATTACAGTGAAGTGAGTGTCACAAGGCGCGTATACCGGTCGGGGGACAGTGAATACCTGCTGAACAGGCAGCCATGCAGACTGAAGGATATCATTGAACTATTCATGGATTCCGGACTCGGGAAGGAAGCGTTCTCCATCATCAGCCAGGGGAAGGTCGAGGAAATCCTGAACAGTAAGCCTGAAGAGCGCCGGACGATCTTTGAGGAAGCGGCCGGGGTCCTGAAGTATAAAACCCGGAAGAAAAAAGCCGAGAATAAACTGTTTGAAACACAGGAAAACCTAAATCGTGTCAACGATATCCTCCATGAACTCGAAGGGCAGGTAGAACCCCTTAAGATCCAGGCCTCCATGGCGAAGGACTTTTTGGAGAAAAAGGAAGAGCTCGAAACATTCGAAGTGTCCTTAACGGTCTATGACATTGAAGATCTACATAAGCAGTGGGAATCCCTGAGTGAAGAATTCGAGAGGCATGGAAGTGAAGAAGGCGACCTGTCGGCTGTCATCCAAGGGAAGGAAGCGGAACTGTCTGAGACAAGGGATAAAATCTCTGCTCTGGATGAATCGATCACCGGACTTCAGGAGGTGCTTCTGTCCACAAGCGAGGAACTTGAAAAGCTGGAAGGCAGGAAGCAGGTCCTCGTAGAGCGGAAAAAGAACTCTTCCACGAACGAAACACAGCTCAAACAGTCCATCGTGGAGCTTGAAGATCAAATCCGTGAAATGAAACAGGAGAAAGAGCGTCTCGAAACAGAACGGACCGGGCTTCAGGTGGAAGTCGACGAATCAAGGTCGGCACTAAAGGAGAAGCAGAATCAGCTCTCCCTTTTCAGTGAAAATATTGAAGACGTGATCGAATCCCACAAAAGTGACTACATTGAAAAATTGAATCAACAGGCATCCGCCAAAAACGAGATCCAGTACATCGAGCAGCAGCTCACGCAACAATCGGGACGAAGCGGGAGACTCGAAGCGGAAAACGAAAAATACATCACCCAGCGTGAAGAGCTTTATCGCGATCATGAAAAGCTGAAAGCAGAACTTGAGAGCCGTCAAATCGATATGGATCAGCATATCCAGTCGTACCGGGACGAGAAGCGGAATCTTGAATCAGCCCAAGCGAAATATGAGAAACAGGAAAAAACGCTCTATCAAGCCTATCAGTACCTTCAACAGGCCAAATCCCGAAAGGAAATGCTCGAGGAAATGGAAGATGACTACAGTGGTTTCTTCCAAGGAGTCAAAGAAGTCTTGAAGGCAAGAGACGGGGTTCTGGCCGGAATCGAAGGAGCCGTTGCAGAGCTCATTTCCGTGCCGAAGAAATATGAGGCAGCCATGGAAACGGCCCTCAGTGCATCCATGCAGCATATCGTCGTCGGAACCGAGCAGGACGGGCGCAAAGCCATCGCCTATCTCAAGCAGAACCAGTACGGCAGGGCCACCTTCCTTCCCATGAATATCATCAAGGGGAAATCCCTGCAGGCGGCACAGCTCTCCATGCTGAAAGGCCACCCTTCGTTTGTGGGCATCGGGAGTGATCTCGTCCAGTATGATGCGCGCTTCGAAAGGATCGTCTCCAATCTCCTCGGGCATGTCATCATCACCGAGGACCTCAAGGGTGCCAATGAAATAGCAAAGCTCATCCAGTATCGCTACCGGCTGGTGACCCTTGAAGGAGATGTTGTCAATCCTGGGGGATCCATGACGGGCGGAATGGTCAAGCAAAAGAAAAACTCGCTTCTATCACGGAAAACCGAGCTGGAAGAAATGAAGGTGAAGCTCGAGAGTATGGAAGAGCAGACCCGTACACTTCAGCAGTCCGTCAAGGATCTGAAGGAAGAGACAGCATACAGGTCGAAAAAGCTTGAAGAACTCCGTGTCAAGGGAGAAAAACTGCGACTGCAGGAACAGGATCTTCAATCCAGGCTCCGCGAGAACGAACTGAGCACGAAAAATCTCGATGAGAGATTGTCACTCTACGATATGGAAAAGCGTGATTTCAGTTCCATGGAAGAGCGCCATCACGCACGGAGAGAAGAACTAGAATCACTCCTGGTCAAAATCGGAGAGGACATTACGGCGCTTGATGGGAAAATTGAAGAATTGACGCGTCAAAAAAACAGTGACCGGTCATCCAAGGATGTTCTTACAAATGCCATAAGCGATCTGAAAGCCCATCTCGCGGGCAAGAATCAGCAGCTTCTAAGCGTTGTGGACCGTCTGGAACGGGTGGATTCAGCCGTTGTGGAGTCTGAGAAACGACTGTCAGCCCTCCTGGATGATCTCGAATGGCTTCAGCATCAAATGAAGGACAACTTCTCGGGTGAAGAGGATTTGACCGTGAAGGCGAAAGAATGCGCCGCTCAAAAACGGGAAACGTCTGAGCTCATCACGTCACGAAGGGATGAGCGATCGCGTCTTCAGCAACAGGCAGAAGAGGAAGATGTGAAATTGTCAGAGCTGAAGCGCAGGCACAAAGGCCTCTTGAATGCCCTGAAGGATGAGGAAGTCAAGATCAACCGTCTCGATGTAGAGCTTGAGAATCGTTTGGAGCACCTGCGTACAGAGTATATGCTGTCATTCGAGGCAGCCAAGGAGCATTACCCACTGACCGTCGACATCGATGAAGCGAGGAAAAAAGTGAAGCTGATCAAGCTTGCCCTGGAAGAACTGGGAACCGTCAATCTCGGGGCCATCGATGAGTATGACAGGGTGAAGGAAAGGTATGAATTCCTCCTGGATCAGAAAAATGATCTCACCGAGGCAAAGGATACCCTCTATCAGGTGATCCATGAAATGGATGAAGAGATGGTGAAACGCTTCGGAGAAACGTTTGCGTCGATCCAGTCCCAATTCGGCGAAGTATTCAGGGAGTTGTTCGGCGGAGGCCGTGCAGAGCTGAAACTGACCGACCCGAAAGATCTTCTTCGGACCGGGGTGGATATCGTGGCCCAACCGCCGGGCAAAAAACTTCAGAACCTCGGACTGATGTCGGGTGGTGAACGGGCGCTTACGGCCATCGCCCTGCTGTTCTCCATCCTGAAGGTAAGACCGGTGCCATTCTGCATCCTGGATGAAGTGGAGGCAGCCCTCGATGAAGCAAATGTGCAGCGTTTCAGCCAGTACCTGCGCAAGTTCAGTGATGATACACAGTTCATCGTCATCACCCACCGCAAAGGGACAATGGAGGAAGCCCATGTATTGTATGGCGTGACCATGCAGGAGTCCGGGGTTTCAAAACTTGTCTCCGTGAGGCTCCAGGAAACCCAGGAGCTATTGGAGGCGTAA